The following proteins are co-located in the Helicobacter acinonychis genome:
- a CDS encoding 1-acyl-sn-glycerol-3-phosphate acyltransferase yields the protein MKSNKKSNRLRAIYRALVIAIGLAVIIVFNYFNRKNNNARSSRKTCACFFSLAGVHLEKVGAFDTDAKLIVLNHQSLLDIIYLEAYHPNNICWIAKKELGEIPFYGHALTDTEMILIDREDKKGIASLLKACKEKLEQNRPLVIFPEGTRGKGGEKFLPFKQGAKIIAEKFQLKIQPIVLINSIKIFNSKPLEAYKARTRLVMLKGYTPDFNSPTWYEELEERMQKEYLKHYHELNEAF from the coding sequence ATGAAATCAAATAAAAAGTCAAATCGTTTGAGAGCGATTTATAGGGCTTTAGTGATCGCTATAGGACTAGCTGTTATCATTGTTTTCAATTATTTTAATCGTAAGAATAACAACGCGCGCTCCAGCCGTAAAACTTGTGCATGCTTTTTCTCTCTCGCAGGGGTTCATTTAGAAAAAGTAGGCGCCTTTGATACGGACGCTAAACTCATTGTTTTAAACCACCAAAGCTTATTGGATATTATTTATTTAGAAGCCTACCACCCCAATAATATTTGCTGGATCGCTAAAAAAGAGCTTGGCGAAATCCCTTTTTATGGGCATGCCTTAACGGATACGGAAATGATTTTGATTGACAGAGAGGATAAAAAGGGGATCGCGAGCCTTTTAAAAGCGTGCAAGGAAAAACTAGAGCAAAACCGCCCGTTAGTGATTTTCCCTGAGGGCACTAGGGGAAAAGGAGGAGAAAAATTCCTCCCTTTCAAGCAAGGGGCTAAAATCATCGCTGAGAAATTCCAGCTCAAAATCCAGCCGATAGTCTTAATCAATTCCATTAAAATCTTTAATTCCAAGCCCCTAGAAGCCTATAAGGCTCGCACCCGTTTAGTCATGCTAAAAGGCTATACGCCTGATTTTAATTCGCCCACTTGGTATGAAGAATTAGAAGAACGCATGCAAAAAGAGTATTTAAAACACTACCATGAATTAAATGAAGCTTTTTGA
- the ung gene encoding uracil-DNA glycosylase, with protein sequence MKLFDYAPLSLAWREFLQSEFKKPYFLEIEKRYLEALKSPKTIFPKSSHLFYALNLTPPCAVKIILLGQDPYHSIYLENSQELPVAMGLSFGVNPNAPIPPSLRNIFKELHANLGVPIPCCGDLSAWAKRGMLLLNAILSVEKKQAASHQYIGWENFSDRILARLFETTSPLIVVLLGKVAQKKIALIPKNKHIIITAPHPSPLARGFLGSGVFTSIQKAYREIYRKDFDFSL encoded by the coding sequence ATGAAGCTTTTTGATTACGCTCCCTTAAGCCTAGCTTGGCGGGAGTTTTTACAAAGCGAATTTAAAAAACCTTATTTTTTAGAAATAGAAAAACGCTACTTAGAAGCCCTAAAAAGCCCTAAAACCATTTTCCCTAAAAGCTCGCATTTGTTTTACGCACTCAATCTAACGCCCCCTTGTGCGGTGAAAATCATTCTTTTAGGGCAAGACCCCTACCATTCCATTTACCTAGAAAATAGCCAAGAATTGCCTGTGGCGATGGGGTTAAGCTTTGGCGTGAATCCAAACGCCCCCATCCCTCCAAGTTTAAGGAATATTTTTAAAGAATTGCATGCGAATTTAGGCGTGCCTATACCTTGTTGTGGGGATTTGAGTGCATGGGCTAAAAGGGGTATGCTGTTATTGAATGCCATTTTAAGCGTGGAAAAAAAGCAAGCCGCTTCGCACCAATATATTGGCTGGGAAAATTTTAGCGACAGGATATTAGCGCGTCTTTTTGAAACAACCTCCCCTTTAATCGTGGTGTTATTAGGGAAAGTTGCCCAAAAGAAGATCGCTTTAATTCCCAAAAATAAACACATCATCATCACAGCCCCCCACCCAAGCCCACTGGCTAGAGGGTTTTTAGGGAGTGGGGTTTTTACAAGCATTCAAAAAGCTTATAGAGAGATTTATCGCAAGGATTTTGATTTTAGTTTGTGA
- the gap gene encoding type I glyceraldehyde-3-phosphate dehydrogenase, which produces MPIKIAINGTGRIGLCTIRVASQRKDIEIVAINSTAEIETLLHLIRHDSVHGHFEAKLNADGTLSVGHSKKIVVLSERDINKLDFSVVQAEIVIECTGKFNSLEASSAHLKNSVKKVIISAPAQNTPTFVYGVNHTSYHNESVISNASCTTNATAPLLKILDEAFEVENALLTTIHSYTNDQNLLDTKHKDIRRARAAGLNLIPTSTGVSKAISLVLPHLGSKITGLAIRVPTPNVSLVDLSLSFKKAVSKASLQHALKESCKHAFKGIVSVDEERLVSSDFISSPFSAVIIDDQIMTIGEKNAKVLAWYDNEIGYSERLIDMVQYITQN; this is translated from the coding sequence ATGCCAATTAAAATCGCTATCAATGGGACAGGGCGTATCGGTTTGTGCACTATAAGAGTTGCCAGTCAAAGAAAAGATATAGAAATCGTTGCGATCAATTCTACCGCTGAGATAGAAACGCTATTGCATTTAATCCGCCATGACAGCGTGCATGGGCATTTTGAAGCCAAGCTGAATGCTGATGGGACTTTAAGTGTTGGGCATAGTAAAAAGATTGTAGTGTTGAGCGAGCGAGATATTAATAAGCTTGATTTTTCTGTTGTGCAGGCGGAAATTGTCATAGAATGCACCGGTAAATTCAATTCATTAGAAGCTTCAAGCGCTCATCTTAAAAACAGCGTGAAAAAAGTCATTATCTCTGCTCCTGCCCAAAATACGCCTACCTTTGTCTATGGGGTGAATCACACAAGTTACCATAATGAAAGCGTGATTTCTAACGCCTCTTGCACGACTAACGCTACCGCCCCTTTATTAAAAATATTAGATGAAGCCTTTGAAGTAGAAAACGCGCTCTTAACGACCATTCATAGCTACACTAACGATCAAAATCTCTTAGACACCAAACACAAGGATATTCGGCGCGCTAGAGCGGCTGGCTTAAATCTTATCCCTACAAGCACTGGTGTGAGTAAGGCTATTTCGCTAGTCTTACCGCATCTAGGCTCTAAGATTACAGGCCTTGCGATTAGAGTGCCTACCCCTAATGTGAGCTTAGTGGATTTGTCTTTGAGCTTTAAAAAAGCCGTGAGTAAAGCAAGCCTTCAGCATGCACTTAAAGAATCTTGTAAGCATGCCTTTAAAGGGATTGTGAGCGTTGATGAAGAAAGGCTTGTTTCAAGCGATTTTATTTCTTCGCCTTTTAGTGCAGTTATTATTGATGATCAGATCATGACAATAGGCGAAAAAAATGCTAAAGTATTGGCATGGTATGATAATGAAATAGGTTATAGCGAGCGCTTGATAGACATGGTGCAATATATAACGCAAAATTAA
- a CDS encoding phosphoglycerate kinase → MLAKMSFMQNVKNIQEVDVNHKKVLIRVDFNVPLDENLNITDDTRIRESLPTIQYCIDNKAKDIILVSHLGRPKGVEEKLSLKPFLKRLERLLNHEVIFSQNIVQLKQALNENAPTRIFLLENIRFLKGEEENDENLAKDLASLCDVFVNDAFGTSHRKHASTYGTAKFAPIKVSGFLLKKEIDSFYQAFNHPLRPLLLIVGGAKVSSKLTLLKNILDLIDKLIIAGAMSNTFLKALGYDVQDSLVEDSLLNDALELLKSAKEKKVKVYLPIDAVTTDDILNPKHIKISPVQDIEPKHKIADIGPASVKLFSEVIESAPTIIWNGPLGVHEKQEFARGTTFLAHKIADTYAFSLVGGGDTIDAINRVGEKDNMSFISTGGGASLELLEGKILPCFEVLDKRH, encoded by the coding sequence ATGTTAGCTAAAATGTCGTTTATGCAAAATGTTAAAAACATTCAAGAAGTGGATGTCAATCATAAAAAAGTGCTTATTAGAGTGGATTTTAATGTGCCTTTAGATGAAAATTTGAATATTACTGATGATACGCGCATTAGAGAGAGCTTGCCTACCATTCAATATTGTATTGACAACAAGGCTAAAGATATTATTTTAGTGAGCCATTTGGGTCGCCCTAAAGGGGTTGAAGAAAAATTGAGCTTAAAGCCCTTTTTAAAGCGCCTTGAAAGATTGCTTAATCATGAGGTGATTTTTTCTCAGAATATCGTGCAATTGAAACAAGCTTTAAACGAAAACGCACCCACAAGGATCTTTCTTTTAGAAAATATCCGCTTTTTAAAAGGCGAAGAAGAAAATGATGAAAACTTGGCTAAAGATTTAGCAAGTTTGTGCGATGTGTTTGTGAATGACGCTTTTGGCACTAGCCACAGAAAGCATGCGAGTACTTATGGCACCGCTAAATTCGCTCCCATTAAAGTGAGCGGGTTTTTACTCAAAAAAGAAATTGATTCGTTTTATCAAGCGTTTAACCACCCCTTACGCCCCTTATTGTTGATTGTAGGGGGGGCTAAGGTTAGCTCCAAACTCACCTTATTAAAAAACATTTTAGATCTCATTGACAAGCTCATTATTGCCGGAGCAATGAGTAACACTTTCTTAAAAGCCTTAGGCTATGATGTGCAAGATTCTTTGGTGGAAGACTCCTTACTAAATGACGCCTTGGAGCTGTTAAAAAGCGCGAAAGAAAAAAAAGTCAAAGTCTATTTACCCATAGACGCTGTCACTACCGATGACATTCTTAACCCCAAGCACATTAAAATCTCGCCCGTCCAAGACATTGAGCCCAAGCACAAAATCGCTGACATAGGGCCTGCGAGCGTGAAATTGTTCTCTGAAGTCATAGAGAGTGCACCCACGATCATATGGAATGGCCCTTTAGGCGTGCATGAAAAACAAGAATTCGCTAGAGGCACGACCTTTTTAGCCCACAAAATCGCTGACACTTACGCCTTTTCGCTCGTGGGTGGGGGCGATACCATTGATGCGATCAACCGCGTAGGCGAAAAGGATAACATGAGCTTTATTTCCACCGGTGGAGGGGCGAGTTTGGAATTATTGGAGGGCAAAATTTTACCTTGTTTTGAGGTTTTGGATAAACGCCATTGA
- the corA gene encoding magnesium/cobalt transporter CorA gives MVNVFFKQQKFVIKKRFNDFNGFDIEENEVLWFELINPTPNELAILSQEYAIHYNTDHSNRVASVTKYWEDSSSVTINAFFTNQDDHESFHTEMATFILSNNILFTIYYGALEIFDAIQKKVLASPKKFEDGFDILTKVFEVYFEKGVECLEWINKQTGLLRKNIIFKENSTHDDILIRLSNLQEFNMALRDSFFDKRRIITALLRSNKVDSDTKNNLNIILTDFSSLVESATVNLNSLDNIQNLFASQVNVEQNEIIKLFTVVTMAMMPPTLIGTIYGMNFKFMPELEWQYGYLFALIIMAISTILPVIYFKKKGWL, from the coding sequence ATGGTGAATGTGTTTTTCAAGCAGCAAAAATTTGTCATTAAGAAACGCTTTAACGATTTTAATGGTTTTGATATAGAAGAAAATGAGGTTTTGTGGTTTGAGTTAATCAACCCCACGCCCAATGAATTGGCGATTTTAAGCCAAGAATACGCTATCCATTACAACACAGATCATTCTAACCGCGTTGCTTCAGTCACCAAATACTGGGAAGACAGCTCTAGCGTGACGATTAACGCCTTTTTCACCAACCAAGATGACCATGAAAGCTTTCATACGGAAATGGCGACCTTTATTTTGTCCAATAACATTCTTTTTACGATTTATTATGGAGCGTTAGAGATCTTTGATGCGATCCAAAAAAAGGTGTTAGCGAGCCCTAAAAAATTTGAAGATGGGTTTGATATTTTAACGAAAGTTTTTGAAGTGTATTTTGAAAAAGGCGTGGAATGTTTGGAGTGGATCAACAAGCAAACAGGTTTATTGCGTAAAAACATCATTTTTAAAGAAAATTCCACGCATGATGATATTTTAATACGCTTGTCCAATTTGCAAGAATTTAATATGGCCTTAAGGGATTCTTTTTTTGACAAACGGCGCATTATCACCGCTTTATTAAGAAGCAATAAAGTGGATAGCGATACCAAAAATAATCTAAATATCATTTTAACCGATTTTAGCTCGTTAGTGGAGTCTGCCACCGTCAATCTCAACTCGCTTGATAATATCCAAAACCTTTTCGCTTCGCAAGTGAATGTGGAGCAAAATGAGATTATTAAGCTTTTCACCGTGGTGACTATGGCGATGATGCCCCCTACTTTGATTGGCACGATTTATGGCATGAATTTTAAATTCATGCCAGAATTGGAGTGGCAATATGGGTATCTTTTCGCGCTGATTATCATGGCGATTTCTACGATTTTACCGGTGATTTATTTCAAAAAGAAGGGTTGGTTATAG
- a CDS encoding TerC family protein, which produces MDFITSLFNALSTIDGVISLSTLTLLEIILGIDNIIFIMVVVYKLPKHQQNKARILGLSLAMLTRIGLLGSLFFISHLQKPLFVIADMNFSGRDVVLLIGGAFLAFKALMELKEQISPKEENAPKKAFGFFITIIEIMFLDIVFSLDSVITAIGLAKHLEIMVVAIILAVIAMLFFSKIIGNFIEEHYRIKTLAFVFLLFVGVSLLLEGLHLHVDKNYLYAGIGFALIIECLNIFIEKKIKK; this is translated from the coding sequence ATGGATTTTATAACTTCGCTTTTTAACGCCCTTTCCACCATAGATGGCGTTATTTCATTAAGCACGCTCACGCTTTTAGAGATCATTCTAGGGATTGATAACATTATTTTTATCATGGTGGTGGTCTATAAACTCCCCAAACACCAGCAAAATAAAGCTAGGATTTTAGGCTTAAGTCTAGCGATGCTTACGCGCATAGGGCTTTTAGGGAGCTTGTTTTTCATCAGCCATTTGCAAAAACCTTTATTTGTCATAGCGGACATGAATTTTTCAGGGCGCGATGTGGTGCTGCTTATAGGGGGGGCGTTTTTGGCTTTTAAGGCGTTAATGGAGTTGAAAGAGCAGATTAGCCCCAAAGAAGAAAACGCCCCAAAAAAAGCGTTTGGCTTTTTCATCACCATTATAGAAATCATGTTCTTAGACATTGTCTTTTCTTTAGACTCCGTGATCACAGCTATTGGCCTTGCTAAACATTTAGAAATCATGGTTGTTGCGATCATTTTAGCCGTGATAGCGATGCTCTTTTTTTCCAAAATCATTGGGAATTTTATTGAAGAGCATTACCGCATCAAAACTTTAGCGTTTGTGTTTTTGCTCTTTGTGGGCGTGAGCTTATTGCTAGAAGGCTTGCATTTGCATGTCGATAAAAATTATTTGTATGCGGGCATTGGTTTTGCTCTCATCATAGAATGCCTGAATATTTTCATAGAAAAGAAAATCAAAAAATAA
- a CDS encoding energy transducer TonB family protein yields MKTSLSPHKLSKFSTIIGFLSASILYALGIVYFLLREDAPLPLAQAGNNKVTMSLASINTNANKKVNAESAKKDEPKKKEAPKKEEPKKEVTKPKHKPKPKHKPKPKPKPKPDPKIAPKPEPKPEPPKEEPKKEEPKEEPKKEEPKEEPKEEKKAKEESAPKEVTTKDAVKDITKQEESNKTSEGATSEAQAYNPGVSNEFLMKIQTAISAKNRYPKMAQVRGIEGEILVSFVINMDGSVTDIKVVKSNTTDILNHAALEAIKNAAPLFPKPKEVVHLKIPIAYSLKEE; encoded by the coding sequence ATGAAAACTTCTCTATCTCCACACAAGCTCAGTAAGTTTTCAACGATCATTGGCTTTTTGAGTGCATCTATTCTTTATGCATTGGGGATTGTGTATTTTTTATTGCGTGAAGATGCACCCTTGCCTTTAGCGCAAGCGGGCAACAACAAGGTTACCATGAGTTTAGCGAGCATCAACACTAATGCGAACAAAAAAGTCAACGCTGAGTCCGCTAAAAAAGACGAACCCAAAAAGAAGGAAGCACCTAAAAAAGAAGAACCCAAAAAAGAGGTGACAAAGCCTAAACACAAGCCTAAGCCTAAACACAAACCCAAACCAAAGCCAAAACCCAAACCTGATCCTAAAATTGCACCCAAACCTGAGCCAAAACCTGAGCCACCTAAAGAAGAACCCAAAAAAGAGGAGCCTAAAGAAGAACCCAAAAAAGAGGAGCCTAAAGAGGAGCCTAAAGAGGAGAAAAAAGCTAAAGAAGAAAGTGCACCTAAAGAAGTCACAACCAAAGACGCCGTGAAAGACATAACCAAGCAAGAAGAATCCAATAAAACTTCTGAGGGTGCGACTTCTGAAGCGCAAGCTTATAACCCAGGGGTGAGCAATGAATTTTTGATGAAAATCCAAACCGCAATCTCGGCTAAAAACCGCTACCCCAAAATGGCGCAAGTCAGGGGGATTGAGGGTGAAATATTAGTGAGCTTTGTTATCAATATGGATGGGAGCGTTACGGACATTAAGGTTGTTAAAAGCAACACCACGGACATTTTAAACCATGCGGCTTTAGAGGCGATTAAAAACGCTGCACCCTTATTCCCTAAACCAAAAGAAGTGGTGCACCTAAAAATCCCTATCGCTTATAGCTTGAAAGAAGAATAA